The Micropterus dolomieu isolate WLL.071019.BEF.003 ecotype Adirondacks linkage group LG22, ASM2129224v1, whole genome shotgun sequence genome contains a region encoding:
- the n4bp1 gene encoding NEDD4-binding protein 1, translating into MSTTRPLLGMRRVTELTCPEQPTSRLPAPAGRQQPEAPTVDEFTVLEDKEDELKCAKPRVEQVFKVTFTIIGLLDHTGQPHGSKTLRQIWLQLRGNREDVSNAKEYVRGLCDPELQKEERYPVDMHCIFAGARGLFLDRLIRDTSAEVVVPEPGRLRLLGRAEPVVMAQSRVQQFVALFQEKRSLPSDREPAVKRAFKSFVEERDDKYTMELLLLPSALKEELLGLAHSPTTTNTSSLVQLNQTLYSSMAEVDQDRSQSSTPVTELSNRILDTSFEERGAGAASVIGGSKAGGVMGLCPEAVLLNGTRPSHKRRSSESETRDTKRQYSLERREESPERARERERQRDREGRGSSSSCRSKTPSASSSLSSSSKANTVGGPIMLDASEGVSDDSEAVSPETNLRCLVNFFRTMGYQQEVVERVVKETGQTEDTFLVLEKIVAETKRHEEGKVGGKERQSNSVRSSDTPSSSSSSSSSTVSRFREKERELSRALVDPGRSKENIKPNQHGGSSNGLGHRRQCSGSETSTQQAITIKRSSSAQGGAGNYEVITIDDDDDVIPMNTKTADSRTSRIMTVAHLDTQSGSRTDYLARGAGGVSQRDYLSRGGTQTLGGSVKVESVTALRSTPQWLTATTSSLASTPSSAQPITRPSASPYQTISHIGFHGVGARTPPANDPPVPPVTGLARFHQSLRTPYTLKLPNEPGRQELRHIIIDGSNVAMAHGLHRFFSCRGIALAVETFWRRGHREITVFVPQWRQKRDRLTTEQHFLNQLEDLRLLSFTPSREVCGQRISSHDDRFLLHLAEKTDGIIVTNDNLRDFVDTSDTWRTIIQERLLQFTFVEDHFMIPDDPLGKYGPHIDSFLRKDNRRAPVTPPPLRPPDLRPSSQQQQPVYVQALHSAPRTPASTPWPLLPTAQWPHSGPPEWHPPRRSPSPSPSPPPQRSPGETSELKRKLYDIFPDQKQRIDRILSDNPYMRDLNALSGLLLG; encoded by the exons ATGTCAACAACGCGGCCCCTCCTCGGAATGAGACGAGTCACCGAGCTAACGTGCCCGGAGCAGCCGACCAGCAGGCTCCCTGCGCCCGCAGGGAGGCAGCAGCCGGAGGCCCCCACCGTGGACGAGTTTACAGTGCTAGAGGATAAAGAAGATGAACTGAAATGTGCCAAGCCTCGAGTAGAGCAGGTTTTCAAAGTAACGTTCACTATTATCGGTCTGTTGGACCACACGGGACAGCCGCACGGTAGCAAAACATTACGGCAGATATGGCTGCAGCTCAGAGGAAACAGAGAAGACGTGTCAAATGCAAAG GAATATGTTCGAGGATTGTGTGACCCCGAACTGCAGAAAGAAGAGCGGTACCCAGTGGACATGCACTGTATTTTTGCTGGTGCCCGGGGCCTCTTCCTGGACAGGCTCATACGGGACACAAGTGCTGAAGTTGTGGTGCCTGAGCCAGGCCGCCTTCGGTTGTTGGGCCGGGCGGAACCCGTAGTGATGGCCCAGAGCAGAGTTCAGCAATTTGTAGCACTATTCCAG GAGAAGCGAAGTCTGCCTAGCGACAGAGAGCCCGCAGTGAAACGAGCGTTCAAGTCCTTTGTGGAAGAAAGGGATGATAAGTACACTATGGAGCTTCTTCTGCTACCCAGTGCCCTAAAGGAGGAGTTACTGGGACTGGCTCATAGCCCCACTACCACCAACACATCCTCCCTG GTTCAGCTCAACCAGACGCTGTATTCCAGCATGGCAGAGGTCGATCAGGACCGCTCACAGAGTAGCACCCCTGTGACGGAGCTCTCCAACCGCATCCTTGACACCAGCTTCGAAGAGAGAGGGGCCGGAGCAGCATCTGTCATTGGAGGTAGTAAAGCAGGAGGAGTGATGGGCTTATGTCCTGAAGCGGTCCTGCTCAACGGCACTCGGCCCTCACACAAGCGGCGCTCATCTGAGAGCGAGACTCGGGACACAAAGAGACAGTATTCTCTGGAGCGGAGGGAGGAGTCGccggagagagcgagagagcgggagcgacagagggacagagagggcAGGGGGAGCAGTAGCAGCTGTCGATCCAAAACCCCCTCTGCTTCatcatccctctcctcttcatctAAAGCAAACACGGTTGGCGGTCCGATCATGTTGGACGCCAGTGAAGGAGTCTCAGATGACAGTGAGGCAGTCAGTCCAGAAACCAACCTCCGCTGCTTGGTCAACTTCTTCAG AACCATGGGTTATCAGCAGGAAGTGGTGGAGCGTGTCGTCAAGGAGACGGGACAGACAGAAGACACCTTCCTCGTTCTGGAGAAAATTGTTGCGGAAACCAAGCGTCATGAAGAGGGAAAAGTAGGGGGAAAAGAAAGACAGTCGAACTCTGTACGCTCCTCAGacactccctcctcctcctcgtcgtcgtcCTCTTCTACGGTCTCTCGTTTCAGAGAGAAGGAGCGTGAGCTGAGTCGAGCATTAGTAGACCCGGGCAGGTCCAAAGAGAACATTAAGCCCAACCAGCATGGTGGCAGCAGTAACGGTCTGGGCCATCGAAGGCAGTGCAGTGGCAGCGAGACCAGCACTCAGCAG GCCATCACTATCAAGAGGAGCTCTAGTGCTCAGGGAGGAGCAGGAAACTACGAGGTTATTACCATTGACGATGACGATGATGTCATCCCCATGAATACCAAAACAGCAGATAGTAGGACGTCCCGGATAATGACAGTGGCCCACCTGGACACCCAGTCAGGATCCAGAACAGACTACTTGGCGCGGGGAGCAGGTGGCGTCTCACAGAGGGACTACCTGTCGAGGGGTGGGACTCAGACTTTAGGAGGATCCGTCAAAGTTGAGAGTGTGACAGCGTTGCGCAGCACGCCTCAGTGGCTAACTGCCACAACCTCCTCCTTAGCATCAACACCCAGT TCAGCTCAGCCCATCACCCGGCCCTCTGCCTCTCCCTATCAGACCATCAGCCACATAGGGTTTCATGGGGTCGGAGCCAGGACTCCTCCTGCAAACGACCCCCCGGTGCCCCCGGTAACTGGCTTGGCTCGTTTCCATCAGTCACTGAGGACTCCGTACACTCTGAAGCTGCCAAATGAGCCGGGACGTCAGGAGCTCAGACACATCATCATTGATGGCAGCAATGTGGCTATGGC GCATGGCCTTCATCGGTTCTTCTCATGTCGAGGAATAGCACTGGCTGTGGAGACGTTTTGGAGGCGGGGCCACAGAGAGATCACTGTATTTGTCCCTCAGTGGCGTCAGAAGAGAGACCGACTCACAACAG agcAACATTTTCTAAACCAGCTAGAAGACCTGAGATTGCTCTCCTTCACTCCCTCCAGGGAGGTCTGTGGCCAGAGGATATCCTCACATGACGACAG gtTCCTGCTCCACCTAGCAGAAAAAACTGACGGGATCATCGTAACCAATGACAACCTCAGGGACTTTGTCGACACATCAGACACCTGGCGCACGATCATTCAAGAGAG GTTGCTTCAGTTTACTTTTGTGGAGGACCACTTCATGATCCCTGATGACCCTCTGGGGAAATACGGACCTCATATCGACAGCTTCCTGCGTAAAGACAACAG GAGGGCACCAGTCACTCCTCCCCCTCTGAGACCCCCAGACTTGCGGCCAtcctcccagcagcagcagccagttTACGTCCAGGCCCTGCACTCTGCTCCTCGGACCCCAGCCTCCACGCCATGGCCCCTCCTCCCCACTGCACAGTGGCCCCACTCTGGTCCCCCCGAATGGCACCCGCCCCGCCGTTCCCCCTCACCCTCACCCTCACCACCTCCCCAGCGGTCACCGGGGGAGACGTCAGAGTTGAAACGGAAGCTGTACGACATATTCCCGGACCAGAAACAACGGATCGACCGCATCCTCAGCGACAACCCGTACATGAGAGACCTGAACGCCCTGTCGGGGCTGCTGCTCGGATAA